In Accipiter gentilis chromosome 18, bAccGen1.1, whole genome shotgun sequence, the following are encoded in one genomic region:
- the ARHGEF5 gene encoding rho guanine nucleotide exchange factor 5, whose protein sequence is AAAGGRGGSGAAGEERSWTRTRPGDERPAQDVSLMESEETSEGNTTPPEASSTTGEAWDSTAAEREHHASHTSAEMSTSPSDSAKGAELNTPKDCLSTPGKAAEMLGRPSNPVEKVPAGLEQEQGDAEPEKGLSELEGEMLLEEGGLDCSLKLKQVELVDLESNQDSSSLSTVQDGPAPGSAILQAVDLSTEFPHCQAELAFHGSDPQAQHPKSPLADAISSQRETPKCFLVCKTVSEGHYKAEPFLDKISTDSLQEVDAGAAQKQSSKKVAPATDEQPTSEEAVEDMAKPYTSEDAKESIRALQGLEENIESSSSHQLSSTLIDDSQITSLQAEANIAAHETRNSSMVKDQGTVIVPKESLPTSKHLHLEDDHRKTEDRPASPAESAFQVKDTAKQHKKPAQEEAVSELQLEEEKKECKEQNLLEEGKSLEPKDQKNKEQNEQEQQLQREELKLEEELNLEALTELSAFRSEISSVPRHSVDLCGLETVFLAEQMGSAFPPEEPVSVDQHPGEDVLLKARVTEAGSGCQQPTVSPLSSNNLNPAGETPVVPPHTCHISDQAEDLEDSGRFSIGGQDIGEADWDDRIRLGREDEHSDGHGKAVQRFDKRDAPLHGGVAAPSSAENPEASVPAHPSSGTKNLEPPDPIDPHLITENLGKAELQHFIPALPSELTSVASTSGPLQEGANGTASVTPEDCPGASLNKLLDSVEEPASQAASLHVQHQTSGETAIVSTDPGEANTSHELLTSEEGFHEDLSGPSSFSVMYTSCLPLGGSLPEDRQTVAIIAGPLEPPQTPGRTSTPLNHPETIQQPPTEKSAIIQGKETGPNVGHEAQQMPLLDQPDCSLNQNEPGSRISSVLSTLTWPSEEDTVLSENQQEQPLPHVSHSSLPLVSAPDAKQLPHPPSHVQSPSHAQAAALNSNHLAQPPALESYQPLAPVLYSRPHLNCGVDNNKLLAIHSTISHPLWTAASVSDSNTVASASDGEDVAEKDDLVAVTREWDLGDSGTHDTETSDDSGVSLLAKSFSAVGNEALAGCSDTSPERADQCMDIQCGRSSPDHPSWPSLEGLITSTDSKSRDSAEPLPMLAFTNPIHFFQLSPPSPPTTRTTCQEEEVSGELQWEQQAGIFGVDTKNIQAPLAITEKTEGERRVKQRLEGEGGQHHFVAQSKEEMPRHSPLEKSSSWPDKKTIRVVAQEPAANQENPIKRRVKSKDWHRQGLKRTSVLPDILQEIPSVRSEEEAHKAHREPPVSSETVILREKKPADAMENFKRRHSRLINSSRLLYQEYSDVVLNKAIQSQKRVDSFTEDIESTFPSSPRLRRKVLSPQDSYLQRLSVSSNASLWQDIPMIRGSRMLLNMSRDEQKLQEAKFELIMSEASYLRSLNVAVDHFQRSAELQAMLTNQERQWLFSRLHDVRDVSASFLFDLEEKFEEDMFTFHVCDVALKHAPEFRRVYLPYVTNQTYQEQTFQRLLNGNAGFQQVLERLESDPVCQRLSLKSFLILPFQRITRLKLLLQNILKRTRPGSEEEVQATQAYDALEKLIKDCNENVQRMKSTEELIYLSQKIEFECKIFPLISQSRRLVKCGELTALDFSTLSPKWKVTTRPIYLHLFNDCLLLSRPKEGGRFVVFDHAAFSDVRGEKCEMKLHGTNKNVFRLFLLQNYQGKRVEFLFRTETHSEKLRWISALAPPRGELDLLECPDAPQVQCIKTYKARENDELALEKADIIMVMQYSNDGWMEGVKLSDRERGWFPSEHVELISSKHARQKNLKEEQRVKNAKQQVFCKK, encoded by the exons GATGTGTCACTGATGGAGTCTGAAGAAACCAGTGAGGGAAATACCACTCCCCCAGAAGCCAGCAGCACCACTGGGGAAGCTTGGGATTCCACAGCAGCTGAAAGAGAGCATCATGCCTCTCACACATCAGCCGAAATGAGCACCAGCCCATCTGACTCTGCAAAGGGAGCAGAGCTCAACACTCCCAAGGATTGCCTTTCTActccagggaaagcagcagagatgctgggcAGACCCTCTAACCCTGTGGAAAAAGTGCCAGCAGGACTGGAACAAGAGCAAGGTGATGCAGAGCCTGAAAAGGGACTCTCAGAATTGGAAGGAGAAATGCTTTTAGAGGAGGGTGGACTGGATTGTTCACTGAAACTTAAACAGGTAGAGCTGGTTGACCTGGAAAGCAACCAGGACTCTTCCTCTCTCAGCACAGTCCAGGATGGGCCAGCCCCTGGTAGTGCCATCCTGCAGGCTGTGGACCTCAGCACCGAGTTTCCTCACTGCCAGGCAGAACTGGCTTTTCATGGTTCAGACCCTCAGGCCCAGCATCCGAAATCTCCTTTGGCTGATGCCATTTCCTCTCAGAGAGAGACACCTAAGTGCTTCTTGGTGTGTAAAACTGTTTCAGAGGGGCATTATAAGGCTGAACCATTTCTGGATAAGATCTCCACAGATTCTTTGCAGGAGGTAGATGCTGGTgcagcacagaagcaaagcagcaaaaaagtGGCACCAGCAACTGATGAGCAGCCTACGTCAGAGGAAGCAGTAGAGGATATGGCTAAACCTTACACTTCTGAGGATGCTAAGGAAAGCATAAGAGCACTCCAGGGTTTGGAAGAGAATATAGAGTCTTCCTCTTCCCATCAGTTGTCTTCCACCTTAATAGATGACAGCCAAATAACTTCACTACAAGCAGAAGCAAACATCGCAGCTCATGAAACAAGGAATAGCAGCATGGTCAAAGACCAGGGAACAGTAATAGTTCCTAAAGAAAGCTTACCCACTTCCAAACACCTTCATCTTGAAGATGATCACAGAAAAACAGAGGACAGACCTGCCTCTCCAGCAGAGAGTGCCTTCCAAGTAAAGGATACTGCTAAACAGCATAAGAAACCAGCACAGGAGGAGGCAGTGTCTGAACttcagctggaagaggagaagaaagagtgCAAAGAGCAGAATCTGCTGGAAGAAGGAAAATCTTTGGAGCCCAAAGATCAGAAAAACAAGGAACAAAATGAGCAGGAACAACAACTGCAGAGGGAAGAACTCAAACTGGAGGAAGAGCTCAACCTGGAGGCTCTGACAGAGCTTTCAGCTTTCAGGTCAGAGATATCTTCTGTTCCCAGGCATAGTGTGGACTTGTGTGGTCTGGAGACTGTTTTTTTGGCTGAGCAAATGGGATCAGCATTTCCTCCTGAGGAACCTGTCTCTGTGGATCAGCATCCTGGTGAGGATGTACTGCTGAAAGCTCGTGTCACAGAAGCAGGTTCTGGATGTCAGCAACCCACTGTCAGCCCTCTGTCCTCAAATAACCTGAACCCAGCAGGTGAAACTCCAGTGGTCCCTCCACACACATGCCATATCTCTGACCAGGCAGAAGACCTAGAAGACTCTGGCCGCTTTTCCATCGGTGGTCAGGACATTGGAGAAGCTGACTGGGATGACAGGATAAGACTGGGCAGGGAGGATGAGCACAGTGATGGGCATGGAAAGGCTGTCCAGAGGTTTGATAAAAGAGATGCACCACTCCATGGAGGAGTGGCAGCACCTTCTAGCGCAGAGAACCCAGAGGCTTCTGTTCCAGCACACCCTTCCTCTGGTACAAAGAACTTGGAGCCACCTGATCCCATAGATCCTCATCTCATTACAGAAAATCTGGGAAAAGCTGAGCTTCAGCACTTCATTCCAGCTTTACCCTCAGAGCTCACCTCTGTGGCTTCAACGTCTGGCCCACTGCAAGAGGGTGCTAATGGAACAGCCTCTGTGACCCCTGAGGACTGTCCTGGCGCCAGCCTGAACAAACTGCTAGACTCTGTAGAGGAGCCAGCTAGCCAAGCTGCTTCTCTACATGTGCAGCACCAAACATCAGGGGAAACTGCTATTGTAAGTACTGATCCAGGGGAGGCCAACACTTCCCATGAACTCCTTACTTCTGAGGAAGGTTTTCATGAAGACCTTAGTGGCCCATCCTCTTTCTCTGTAATGTACACGAGCTGCCTTCCTCTAGGGGGGAGCCTTCCTGAGGATAGGCAGACTGTGGCTATCATTGCAGGGCCTCTGGAACCCCCCCAAACACCAGGGAGGACTTCCACTCCCCTGAACCACCCAGAGACAATTCAGCAACCCCCCACTGAAAAAAGTGCCATTATCCAAGGAAAAGAAACGGGACCAAATGTGGGTCATGAAGCACAACAAATGCCTTTACTTGATCAGCCTGACTGCAGTTTAAACCAAAACGAGCCTGGATCCAGAATCTCCAGTGTCCTGAGCACCCTAACTTGGCCCTCTGAAGAAGATACGGTCCTTTCTGAGAACCAGCAAGAACAACCTCTGCCCCATGTGTCCCACTCAAGCCTACCTCTGGTGTCTGCGCCTGATGCCAAACagcttcctcatcctccttcccATGTCCAAAGCCCCAGTCATGCTCAGGCTGCTGCACTTAATTCAAATCACCTTGCTCAACCTCCAGCCCTTGAAAGTTACCAGCCACTGGCTCCTGTACTCTACTCCAGGCCACATCTCAACTGTGGTGTGGACAATAATAAGTTACTAGCCATTCACTCTACTATAAGCCATCCTCTCTGGACTGCTGCCTCTGTGTCTGATTCTAACACTGTGGCTTCTGCTTCTGATGGAGAAGATGTAGCAGAGAAAGATGACCTTGTTGCAGTAACTAGAGAGTGGGATCTTGGTGACTCAGGTACCCATGATACAGAGACTTCTGATGACTCAGGGGTCAGTTTGTTGGCCAAAAGCTTTTCTGCTGTTGGAAATGAAGCGTTGGCTGGCTGCTCGGACACCAGCCCTGAAAGAGCGGACCAGTGCATGGATATACAGTGTGGAAGATCCTCACCTGACCACCCTTCTTGGCCCTCACTGGAAGGCCTGATAACATCCACAGACTCCAAGAGCAGAGACTCTGCAGAGCCACTTCCAATGCTAGCATTCACCAATCCAATCCACTTCTTCCAGCTCAGCCCTCCATCACCGCCAACCACCAGAACGACCTGCCAAGAGGAGGAGGTCTCAGGGGAGCTACAATGGGAGCAACAGGCAGGCATCTTTGGTGTGGACACAAAAAACATCCAAGCTCCTTTGGCAATCACGGAGAAAACAGAAGGTGAGAGGAGGGTCAAGCAAAggctggaaggagaaggaggacaaCACCACTTTGTAGCTCAGTCAAAGGAGGAAATGCCCAGACATTCACCCTTGGAAAAATCATCAAGTTGGCCAGACAAAAAAACAATCAGGGTAGTTGCTCAGGAGCCAGCAGCCAATCAAGAAAACCCAATTAAACGCCGAGTAAAAAGCAAGGACTGGCACCGTCAGGGCCTGAAGAGGACATCAGTACTACCAGATATCTTGCAGG AAATTCCTTCTGTTCGTTCAGAGGAAGAAGCTCACAAGGCACACAGGGAACCACCAGTCAGTTCAGAAACAGTTATACTGCG AGAGAAGAAACCTGCAGACGCAATGGAGAACTTCAAACGCCGGCACTCCAGATTGATCAACTCCT CAAGATTGCTGTATCAGGAGTACAGTGATGTGGTTCTGAACAAGGCCATTCAAAGCCAGAAGAGAGTGGATTCTTTCACAGAGGATATAGAGTCGACTTTCCCAAGCTCCCCCAGGCTACGGAGGAAAGTGCTGTCTCCCCAGGACTCATATTTGCAACGTCTGTCAGTCTCATCTAACGCATCCCTCTGGCAGGACATCCCCATGATACGGGGCAGCAGAATGCTACTCAATATGTCCCGTGATGAGCAGAAGCTGCAAGAG gCCAAGTTTGAGTTGATAATGTCTGAGGCTTCATACCTGCGCAGTTTAAATGTGGCAGTGGATCACTTCCAGCGATCAGCAGAGCTCCAGGCAATGCTCACCAATCAAGAACGTCAGTGGCTTTTCTCCCGCCTTCATGATGTACGCGATGTCAGCGCCAG TTTCCTCTTTGACTTGGAGGAGAAGTTTGAGGAGGACATGTTCACCTTCCATGTGTGTGATGTGGCTCTGAAACATGCCCCTGAGTTCCGCAGGGTGTATCTACCATATGTAACAAACCAGACGTATCAGGAGCAAACCTTCCAGCGGTTACt aaatggaaatgcaGGGTTCCAGCAAGTCCTAGAGAGACTGGAAAGTGATCCAGTGTGCCAGCGGCTCTCACTTAAATCCTTCCTCATCCTACCCTTCCAGCGCATCACTCGACTCAAACTCCTTCTACAG AATATCCTGAAGAGAACTCGGCCTGGGTCTGAGGAGGAAGTGCAAGCAACACAGGCCTATGATGCACTTGAAAAG cTCATCAAGGATTGCAATGAAAATGTCCAGCGCATGAAGAGCACTGAAGAGCTGATCTACCTCAGCCAGAAGATTGAATTTGAGTGCAAG ATATTCCCACTCATCTCACAGTCGAGGCGACTTGTGAAGTGTGGTGAGTTGACAGCACTGGACTTCAGCACCCTGAGTCCAAAATGGAAAGTCACCACTCGTCCCATCTACCTACATCTTTTCAATGACTGTCTGCTCTTGTCTCGGCCGAAGGA GGGTGGACGTTTTGTTGTGTTTGATCATGCTGCCTTCTCAGATGTGCGTGGGGAGAAGTGCGAGATGAAACTGCAtggaacaaacaaaaatgttttccgTCTCTTTCTACTTCAGAATTACCAGGGAAAGAGAGTGGAGTTTTTGTTTCGTACAGAGACACA CAGTGAGAAGCTGAGGTGGATCTCTGCTTTGGCTCCTCCACGAGGAGAACTGGACCTCCTGGAATGCCCTG ATGCACCACAGGTTCAATGCATAAAGACTTACAAGGCTCGGGAAAATGATGAGCTGGCTTTGGAGAAAGCAGATATCATCATGGTTATGCAGTACAGCAATGATG GATGGATGGAAGGAGTAAAACTTTCAGACCGGGAGAGAGGCTGGTTCCCCTCGGAACATGTGGAACTAATCTCCAGCAAACATGCACGACAGAAGAACCTGAAGG